aatgataagtatactgtactgaaatcAATACAGATAATGTGTAGCCGTTATAATATAAAGGACACTAGTCAAATTACTAGTCGATTATTACAAACTGACATAGGAAGCTTATTATTGACATTAAAATGGCAACatctttgggttttttttaatttgtatttttttattttattttttttttttttactttttttttcggACGgggttgtttgttttgttttgttttgcttttttctTGTAGATAGGATTATAGTTAGATAAtagtaataaaatacaactgAGGTGGTAAAAAGGAACAGTTTATTTGGAAGCATGATACAGAGATTCTCACCAAACCTCCTAgtataacaaatatatcaacGTATTGAAGAGCACAGGGACTAAGCAAGGATTTCCAAACCAAGGGCCAGTGTAATATGTGCATGTATAATGATAgattaaatgtgaaaaaaagGTAAACAATCTCgatattaatgtttttgtaaAGTCAGATCCAGTCAAACAAACGTTCCATCTACTTGCCATAGACACTTGTTAACACAATAGCATGGTTACttgttttctttaaagatgctccaccgctgataaatggtaatttttcactatcaaaaacagaagcaggcgatttagtatttttcttcagttacaaaagttacttactttacactattaccaccattgaaaagtttaagcttctaattttacttcaaggtaaaaatgtgaataataaattaattgcatcccgaaaaaatgccgtggcactatatcttttatggaatgaagtactgattgcgcatgcaccaaaggcaaaaatgaattaatttatattagtgttttgtgttaattagacagatatatacacgattactcaccaattattgttcaaatggtgcatatcatttatgctctgtcggcgatggagcacctttaaatttacaattttcCCATATTTTGCGAAAATATACAAATTCACAGTAATACTTAATGCAAAGACACTTTTTTTTACTTAGGTTTCTTCCATTACACAAAAGAAGTGATAGCCATGCAAGATATCACTAAAACATGGTCTaataccacagggacctggcacgaaatttttttaaccaacagtatatatctatatattatagtatcaagggtatgaactcggcggtcgagaaaaactgacttattttcttaaaaccgtgattattttaataaatgggctatatacaaaattgatgcatatcttaccttaaagagaaataatttatctttccattgagtgcatgatgaacaaaattggccaagtattgacgaagttatggcttgatgaatcgggaaatttacgaaaaatatgctaggtagacatttccctgtccggtcgaaatgtcgtttcggctctaatgggtacctcaaaaaccaagccaaaatcacaaaatctacgcttgtggtgataaacagtacccataactgtgttcatccacaatctcctttggaggtgtcatgtgccgtactttgtagaaattCCGTTTAAACAttgtgtagctcacttactttcaccatcaccgccatgttcatttatTCTTTGGAACGCTTCTCGATTTTACATATCGttactacattatgcaaatttgaagtGTTGTGCTTGTAGGTAAaatcgagaagcgttccgaaaaacaattgaacatggcggtgatggttAAAGTAATTGTCACAGTAATACTTAATGCAAagacacttttttttttattcttggGTTTGTTCCAGTACACAAAAGAAGTGATAGCCATGCAAGATATCACTAAAAAACATGGCCTAATACCACGAACTCTCGATCAGGGCCTTAATTTGGGGGGAGAAATAAACCGCAACACCGGTTGTATCACTTGCTCAAACTGACATAATTTTATAaagatacaaatgtatgacAGCGGCATGTAAATACGTGATtggtattatttgaaaaagaaataaaacatttgtttaataCACATTATTTCGATTAGTTAAAATATTTGGTTGTCAGTTTCTGAAACGCGGACTTAAAATAACGGGTAAAATTCAGCGATACACCTGCAATAGTTAGCGAGAGCTGTTCTCAGACAAATTGCATGGGTCACAGTCATGGCAGAGGCGAGCAGCGCAACATCGGGACAAACACTGGACTGTCCTATTTGTCTGGAGCAGTACCAGAGACCAAGATATTTGCCATGTTTACATTCATTCTGTGAGGATTGTCTAAATTCCTATATACAGTCTTATAAAGGCACTAGCGAGGATTGTCTAAATTCTTATGTACAGTCTCATAAAGGCACTAGCACGGACTTCCCATGTCCCGTGTGTCGTTCGCCCGTTCCGGACCTCATATCGTCCACGGAATCTCCAGCTCAAAACTTTCCTATAAATGATCTGATGGTTACGATGATGGACGGAGGTATGAAGAGGAAGGACGATATTACGTGTACCATGTGTCGTGATATTAGGGACAGTTCCGTGGCGGCAGTTTACTGGTGTACAGATTGTTCCGAAGGGCTGTGTGAAAAATGTTACAACTACCATCAGAAAAATAAGACAAACTCTGATCACAATTCTGGTCTGATAGGAACGTCGACACATATTCAGGTCAATTCAAATAATTCCATCGACGAAGATTGTCCACAACATCGTGGGAAAGTTCTAGAGGTTTACTGTTCGGACCATTCGGAACTGTGTTGTGTTGTCTGCTTTGCTACCAAACACAGAGAATGTAAGCAAATACACCCCATTGACGAATTATCTGAAGGATTTGACATTGACGATGCATGCTTAAAATTTTCCGCTGAGACGACTGAGATAGAACAAAAACTAGTAACTTTGGCATCTGTCAAGAACACTAAAATTAGCAATGTTGACGAGGAGGCGAAGTTCGTGACAACAAAAATCACAGATTCAGTCAACAAGGCTAAAACAAAACTAGACAATGTGTGTGACACTCTAATAAATGATGTCAAACAGAAGTACGAGACAGAAAAACAGAAATTACAACGTCAACATAAACAAATTCAATCTTTCGAAAAGGATGTTCAAAACTGTCGCAAGGTCATGACGTCAGTCAGTGCTGGGACGCGCCGTCAAGTGTTTATCACGTTCCAAAAGATAAAATCCCAACTCTTCAGTCACTTCAGTCAACTAAAGTCGGAACTCGCAAATGACGTCAACATAAATGTAAGATTCTACACTGGAAACTTGTTTGTTTCGCTAGACAGCCAAAATATTTTTGGCAAAGTCGAAACTAAGAGGTTTCACGCCAGGAAAACAGCCGATACCATGGCGCAGGTGGACAACCATTTTGATAAACTTGCACATAATTTGAATCTCGCCTCATATATAAATGCGATGGATGATGAGGTGAAACTTGTGAAAGTTATCACGGACAAGGATCTCAGCTATGGTGTCATCAATGAGTTCTGTGGAGGGACCTTTTTACCAGACGGACGGTTTCTTATCGCTGAAGATTCTGATGAAAACAGACTAGTCTTGTTTGACGAGACGTTTGCGGTAATCACTACCATTTCTGTGGATGGACGGCCAAATCACGTTACAATGGGAGCGGGCGATACCGACATCCTTGTTTGCATGAAGAACGGAGATGTAGTCACCTATACTCTGTGTGATGAAGGAAAACTTTCAAAGAAATTTAAGTTCACTATTTTCCCTCCTGCCTGGTCTTTAGTAgcatttgacaaaattttgaTAGCTGGAGGAGATGATATCGTCAGCACTTTTTCTATGAAAGGATATAGAATCGACGACTGTACAGTGCATGGTAAAGTTGTGGTTGTCGCAAAACACGACACGAATCAGACTTATTATTACACTGACGGGAACAGCGTGGTATGCAAAAGGCTGGCGGGAGAGCAGGTGTTCCGACATGACGCCGGAACACTTGTATTTGGGACGGCTGTAGACCGACAAGGCAACGTATATGTTGGATACCTGAATGAAAATGGAAATAAGGCCGGGAGTATTTACCAGATATCTAGCGATGGCCGACGCTCCCGGTTTGTAGTTCATGCCCTTCACAGTATAACTGAAGTCTACTCcattatatttcataaaacaaagCCGTTATTTGTAGTCGTACCAAACGGTCCGAACTCGGTTTTGGAGGTCTACGAGTTCGTTCGATGAATACAGCTATGAAAAACCGTGTTTAAATAAAGAACAGTTAGTTTCatttaatatgtttgttatttgTAATTTCTTAAGTTATTTCAATGTCAACACTTTGGTGTCACGTCTATTATGCCTTAACATATTAGTATTCTCCCATTGCTGGAAGGTACCTATTGTGACGTCTTTTTTTGCGAGCGACTTCTCTCTAGAAATATGACCTTACGTTTAtcaacacatgacgtcacaatcaatacctacacaaAAGGGCAGTTAACCCTgtattctcccatacttcacagggatatcccgtggttgatagggaaaagatatctctatcttacacagggggtgtaagacagctcacacgcgctagacaataacgtgacgtcatcaatacatgcggcgtaactgcggcgtgcattgtagatgacgtcatcaattttgacgcacaGCGACGTTCCTGCGGTAATGGCGCGATAAAAaggctggaaaccaagtggactttcgtcattttttctactaagtatagGAGAAAAAAGAATCTtgcatgggtctgtgaagtcggcaagcctcgggttgaccggccaaaatatTTCACGAGGGttaagatatccctgtccacttcacagacccatgtaagattctattagtcttttaccggggtagggaaaagacagctcacgcgctagacaatggcatgacgtcatcaatacatgaggTGTCTATTGTCGgcgacgtcattaattttgacgCACTGCGGCGTTCCTATGATTGCGGCGCTTTGGAAATGTTTCTAAAAACtgcattttcacaatttttcgtgaaagtatgggagaaaaagaatcgaacatgggtctgtcaaatGGACAGCGATATGTCAACCCTCATGAAAGATGTTGGCCGCCAACCCtagggttgaccagccaaaatctttcacttgggttgagatatccctgtccacttgacagacctatgtaagattctattaatgtAGAAAAACGGAACACAGTACCGCTTGTATAATGGGTTGATTTGTTGTGTGGCGTCTTACCGTCTGGACAGCTAATAATAATGATGTGCTAggcttatatataattagtagtACCCAGGGAAAAACCACCGGCTTTCGAACTAACGATAAGGTGGTGGTTTTCCGGGATATTTTAGCCATGGCGGCCTGCTGACAACTAATGGTGTTGACGTAAACACTCATTCTTGATATTCAGCATATCAAGTCGCTGTtttaatgttgaaaataaagaatCATTATTGCTATCTTGATGTCTCAATATCCGGATCTACAGATATTCTTTAAGTGTTTTTCtccaatgaaaaaaaaagaaaagttgtACACGTCCTGTGATAGTGTCATTTAGAGTTATCCCCCATGGTACATTGCAAAGTTTCAATATTGACCAAGAGAGAAATCTGTAGAATCTTTATTCAAACTTTACTACGTATTtctatacaaaattatatattaattcgATTTTTTAATTGCATTATAATTATTACAGCCAAATCACAATAACTCGTAAGGGCGATGTAAAGAGCGAGTATTAAAATTAGCTCTTACCCTCAGAACTTTGtgtggatatatatacaatgaatttCGAAAAAAATACAACCTGACAAAAATGATACCTCGTACTAAGATGTGGGGTGATCTTGTACATAGGACTATGGCATCATATGGTATAGCATAAAGTCATTACCATTTCTTTCGGGTAAACAacactttattattatttatgtagCTGCTCTAATTAAAGATTAAcctaaaaaatatgttttggagatataacacacaactctgagtgtactctaaataagcggtttatgatgataGTAtattcagatttttgtgttatatatccataacataaaaaatctattcaaattaatccttataattcaatctactaaagataatctcttcaatatttaaaatcattttggaactcttttgtctatgaaatcattacgccgtcagccaatcagaagcaacgttacaaacggcgacgccattttttcctttatgggctgataaagtaaattttaaagccaatgaaaatgctcgtaagaagcaaaattgaattatttgctGATATAAGTCGAGTACATATATTGCAAGTTTTCCTCTTCGACACACACACAGCCGATTTTTGCGAAGAAAAATTATAGGTATATTGCGACTTCCAGtgtgatgtatatgtatatgaaacaATCTTATAGTTAGTTTTTGTTATTGTCACAAAAACGAGTGTGATACCTAGTCTTTGACATTAAAGCTACTAATCAATATAGACTACCCAGACCGTGATACCTTCTTGTCGTGGTTGAATGTGAAtgttttattaacttatttacatatagtataCCAGTTTGTATGTTTATCCGTTTCTTTTGAACATACTACGTTTTCCTTTATCTAAAAGTTGGTATTTGTAATACTGTTTTACGCCTCTTTTGAACAATAAAATTGTTAGGTGTCTTGTCGACCCTTCGTGGTCATAATCTCGAATTTTAAATGTGCCGCCTTAGTAAGTTTTGGCACTACACATTAACATGTTTAAACAATAGTCTGAAAGGAGGTGGTTTTACATAACATAAAAACAGTTTGTCAAATCCTCTTTTATGCACTGAATTATTGTATCGTATGCATTATCCATACTATtgattatatgatattatatacatatatacagagaACAATTGTCTTGCTTTACAAAAAGATTGGGATTTAAACAAGTTAAATGTAAATGAGACACAGTATTTTTAAAAGACTTGAAGAATGTGATCAGTTATAGTACATTTGTACCTGAAAATAGACGAGTTATAAGTAACACATCAACTACAATTAAAAAGATCTCCGTTAATTAGATTCATGCAACATTCTAAAACCTCCACGCATGTTCCAGACTTTTGAATAAGTTTTGATCTGATCGTGATTAAGATACATCATTGTATTAAGTTTATAAATTTGTGTGAACCTAGatttattctgaaataaaaatgtatttaacaatcgctacaacacatacaacgTTGGATATCTAATGTGTAATGTATATCCAACTCCGTTGTCCTATGTACGTCAGTACGCACTAAGTTGTTTTTCTTTGTCGGGTATACGCAGTGTTATTGTAAGACTATTAAGGCTATAGGTGTACATACCTGTAGATTGTGCTATAAATAGCCACACGTTATATACGGGTATATCGTGTCCGACATTCACAAACAGACTTTAACATACCAGGAATTTACTTCCGGATTTACCTACTGCACACCGATTACGGCGAATCTCTCGTGGACACCTCACCCTGTCACAAACAAGTAAGTTTATCGTTACTAACAAATACTGTCTGCAATAGATTGTGCTtgctgttgtttttgtttaaacgaGTACATGAGAATATATGTCACCAATGCCGTCTACCCTAATCacgaacatacatgtactactgTAAGTGACAAACAAGTAGGCATACTCatacaatacattttattgttatttctaAGCTACTACAGTATCTCTACTCTAGGCGTTATACTGCAATGTTAAGATACCATCCCAGTCCTACTGTactagcatacatgtatataacataaaCCAGTATATTAACTACCCCTGCAGCTTTAAACTTGATATAGAACTCAAACTAGCATGTGTGCGTGGTAGGTAATAATTCTCACTTGTTACATTTCATATGAAAGTTGGAACGACGTTGTCACGTTCACACGAACAATGTCACGATTTTAAGTTCTATAAAAAGTCGTATAGCATAGCTAATGCAAAATAACAAGTTCGAGAGTTACTTTCTATGCGTTCAATTTGCTTTGATAAAGTGTCATGATATTTTCTAtaacaaacataaaacaaaagataaccaaaatagtaaaacaatattttccCAAGCAGCTGTCCTTCAGAGGCAGAATGTACATCTGTGAATCAATATGAATGGCTTTTCTagaaatcaaattaaagttttCATATGACTTCGCTTTACACTGAaactatataaaatgtaaacaaaaccatCTAGAATacttacaaaaacaaacatttatcattatatgataaacaatatCCATGGGTTCCAGAAAAATGATGAAGAATCAATGGGGATACCTCAAATATCAAACAGATATAGATATGATGCTCAATTCATACgagattttatatatatatatatataaaacaagtattACAAGCTTTCATTTTTGTGAGCATTGGCGAGCAAatatt
This genomic window from Argopecten irradians isolate NY chromosome 11, Ai_NY, whole genome shotgun sequence contains:
- the LOC138335727 gene encoding E3 ubiquitin-protein ligase TRIM33-like, whose translation is MAEASSATSGQTLDCPICLEQYQRPRYLPCLHSFCEDCLNSYIQSYKGTSEDCLNSYVQSHKGTSTDFPCPVCRSPVPDLISSTESPAQNFPINDLMVTMMDGGMKRKDDITCTMCRDIRDSSVAAVYWCTDCSEGLCEKCYNYHQKNKTNSDHNSGLIGTSTHIQVNSNNSIDEDCPQHRGKVLEVYCSDHSELCCVVCFATKHRECKQIHPIDELSEGFDIDDACLKFSAETTEIEQKLVTLASVKNTKISNVDEEAKFVTTKITDSVNKAKTKLDNVCDTLINDVKQKYETEKQKLQRQHKQIQSFEKDVQNCRKVMTSVSAGTRRQVFITFQKIKSQLFSHFSQLKSELANDVNINVRFYTGNLFVSLDSQNIFGKVETKRFHARKTADTMAQVDNHFDKLAHNLNLASYINAMDDEVKLVKVITDKDLSYGVINEFCGGTFLPDGRFLIAEDSDENRLVLFDETFAVITTISVDGRPNHVTMGAGDTDILVCMKNGDVVTYTLCDEGKLSKKFKFTIFPPAWSLVAFDKILIAGGDDIVSTFSMKGYRIDDCTVHGKVVVVAKHDTNQTYYYTDGNSVVCKRLAGEQVFRHDAGTLVFGTAVDRQGNVYVGYLNENGNKAGSIYQISSDGRRSRFVVHALHSITEVYSIIFHKTKPLFVVVPNGPNSVLEVYEFVR